From Plasmodium malariae genome assembly, chromosome: 8:
ttaaaaaaacaatatgaaattttaaattcgTTTTTACCCTACGAATTAGATTCAGatgattataaaatatttcatgaagagagtaaaaaatatttagctCAAGCATGTAATGTAGatgttaattttattgatGAGTTACTACTTTTCCATGATTCATTAAAAACTGATAGAACATGGTTTTACagaagaattatattaaaaagaaaattaccAGAAAGTTTTGAAGAACGAGAAATAGATGCACCATACGATAGACCTATAACCAAGACATTcaattataacataaaagaaTCATCATTAGAATATgaacaatatattaaaaaacatggaattaaattaaaatataaaaaatggttTTCAAAAAAACATCCATGGTTCCGTAAAAATACGTCAGGAAGGAGCAGATGGGCAACGAGACCTTATACCAAACATTTTCCCTATCTTTATTATTCTCGCATTCCTAAGCATCTCTACCTTTCTAGGAATAAACctagaattaaaaattactgatccgtaaaaaaaaaaaaaaaaagaaaagttatCAAAACGGGTTAACATATATGCACgtgcacatatattatacatatacgtatacatgcatacatacgcatacatacatacatacgcatgcatacatacatacgcatacatacatacatacacatacgtacatacgcATACATACATCACAGTGTACCATTTTTACACAATTTTGATCAACttctttataataaattttttggtCATCTCATTCATCATGCACAAGGAAATCGTGTCCTCACGAACATTTTGTAAACctaagttttttaaaatagtcAGACACGTGTGTGGTATAATGGCATACATAAACACAGAAATGAATTTTATACACTCCAatgtttcatatattatagcATTAAATTTGTCCGAATTATGAGTACAATTCCAAGGTTCCTTATGCACAAAGTATTTATTAACACTTTTTATTAGTATCATcaaattttctaaaaagaGAGGGTATTCCATACTATTTATCCAtttaactaatttttttttcatatttctacattcatttaaaatagaagaattataataatcctctttttttatttctttaattatttcatatttattttcaagaCATAATGATACAACTCGGTATAATAAGTTACCTACATTATTACGAAGAAAAAGCTCAAATGttaacacatttttttctttaaaatttttgtcttcatatatatttccacTACCTATAAAATATAGTCTTAATATATCAGTATTATACCTTTTTAAAAGTGTAAATGGGCttataacattatttaaactttttgacatttttatattctcattttttattaatccaTGACATACTATTTTGTCAGGCAGTTTTAAATTCAAGCTTTTCAATAAACAAAGGTAAAATACTCCATGAAATTTTAGTATGTCCCTTCCTATTATCTGTACATGGGGATTCCACGCACGCGCAAACAGTTTAGACACCGCCATGTTACCGATGTCACTGCATCTGTCACTGCCTCTGTCACTGCATCTGTCACTGCCTCTGTCACTGCCTCTGTCACTGCATCTGTCACTGCATCTGTCACTGCATCTGTCACTGCATCTGTCACTGCATCTGTCACTGCATCTGTCACTGCCTCTGTTACTGCCTCTGTTACTGTCATTATTGCTATCGCCGCTTCCACAGACAGCTCCATTCATGCTGACCATTTCCAGAATGTCCTCATAGGAACATAAAAAATCGTACTCCCGCACACGCTTCTCATCCTTGTTTGAAGAGGACCCAGGTAATACTGGATCGACAATAGTGTCAAACGTATTTGCGATTCCACGACGTTGCATATTGTTACTATACCttttaactatatataatatagctGACACATAAGATAGTAAAGCATCAAaccatacatatatagatcCTTTTTCTTCCCCTGGGATCTTTATTCCCCATTCTGTGTTGTATCTACTTATACAGATATTCTtcaaatcattttttaaagaatacataatttctttttgtaaataaCACGGGAAAATAtactctttatttttttcataaaaatctATTAAGAAATCTTTAAATTTgagtatattaaaaaaataactgtTTTGTTCTTCaatgtatataatgttatgttttttgttgtttccgtttttttcgtatttttggctttctttatttttttcattttttctgtttttctgatttttttcgattatttttttttcttccttataTTCAAACTCGTTCAGATATCTCTCTTCATTTACATCATAATACCCTTTATATAcgtctttatatatataattgttatttAGTAAATATGACCAAACATTTTGTACAAATGACTTATGAAAAGTATTACTTGTTCTTTGAAATAAGTTAACTTTTACATTTAGTTCTTCATTCATCCTTTTATAATAACTACAAATATTATCAATGTGTATATTACTACTAATATTCATCTTCTTTGattttaattctatttttaatcCATGTTCATCCATTccagaaaaaaagattacttttcttttattcttattatatcCTACTTCCATAAATCTCTTTATTATATCACTTAAAACATTGCAATATGCATGTCCGATGTGCGGCTCATCATTTCCATAATAAACTGGagtactaataaaaaaaattttttcatcttcCCCATCCCTTTCTGCTATATACTGCACTACATTTTCAACATGGTTATAACTTTCCTCATTAATAGAATTGTTCCTTCCACTTTTAAGAAGCGAGCTTTTTATCGAATTGTTTTGCTGGCCTTTCAAGGTATGGTTTCCTGAACAGTTAGCTACACCATCCTCTGTACAATCCGCTACTTCATCCGCTACTCCACCCGCTACTTGATATGACTTGTTTAGGGGCCTCGCCGCTTTACCCCTTTTCACTTTTGTATGCACATTTGGAATTTGTGTtctatttattacataaaagtataaattactatttttcaGATTATTTAAAGAAGAGCGACCTAACTTTGAGCCTAACTTTGCAGCTAATTTTGCTCTCCCCCTTTCGAGCGAAAAACTTGTCTGTCTCTTAATGCTCGGGAGCAAGAACGGTATACGACGTTTAAACGTTCTAAGTGATATAAGCGAATAACAACACAGAGTTACTGCTTTGGATGGTTTTACTCTTAGAATAAATttgatagaaaaaaaaacaaagaaaacaaataaatatctCATAATTTTCAGCAAGACTGTTTGtagcttttattttttttttatttttcatcttttcatttatttatctatttatttacatatttatctatttatttacatacttatctatttatttacatacttatctatttatttacatacttatctatttatttatatacttatctatttatttatatacttatctatttatttatatatttatttaaattttttttttttttttcttcctttatCTTTTATAGACTCATGTGAAAATTTATTACCACTTCCACTGCCAGTGGCACCAAAAAGGTATCTCTCTGagagaatatatattcgtCTAactcattttataaaaatatttattaattatgtgtatatatacaagcacaaatgtacataacaatgtatattttactatatcgtcatacatgtataaacgaaaagaatatttttctttgtcaTACCCccttgttttttgtttttttttttttaatgctaAAAGGAGTTGGCTATTATTAGGGGggatcttttttttttttttggaaaattatgagaaaaataatattaaaaaaaaaaaaaaaaaaaaaaaaattaacataagGACAGttagtttattttaattatgccAATCTATTTTTTGCGCAtttcttatgtatatatgcatctataaatgtatgcataaatgtacgtttatgtatgtataagttATGTCGCACTTACCTGTGATCCAAATTTTGTTAACATGTTGAAATCTCGTTGTTCATTCTAATAACGTCGGATATGcttattttacaaataatccatttttttttttttttttttaaaactaccttttccttatttttttatttttttttttttccactctaattaaatgaatcatatgcatatatatagaagGTAAGTGTTTTATGCTTTTCTTGTTCGAACAGAAAAATAGTACATTAacgtgtacatatgtatatataaatatatatacatataaaagcgtatacgtataaaaatgagtacatatatttgcaaTAATTAACCTactattttacaaaaaaataaagaaaaatgagcAATCCAAATCGAAGAAGGAAGAAAAGGAGGATCACGTCACTCAATGAGCTGTATGAACTAGAATAcgtaaaaagagaaaaaaaaaaaaagttgaaaaaattaaatatttataaaaaaaataaagttgaCTCGGTAAATGAAGCATATGAAGTGAAGGAAGAAAAGGACGCAAAAAAGCAggataaaaaggaaaaaaaagttaacaTCATACTGCTAAGAgagtacaaaaaattaaaggaatTAGAAGAAGAACCTAAGCAGATATATGGTGGACCATCAGAtcaagaagaaaaaaaggcaaaacATAAAAAGGAGTCCCCACATGttacatttttacaaattttaaaaaagaaaaataaaggaaatgaAAACTGGGATGTACATAATAATCTAAATAGCGAAATAACCAGTCAAGTAAAATACGCGTCTTCATTTTTGCAAGACGATGTAACGATAAATATCCAAAGAAAGGATGAGGAGGTAGATCCCGAAAAGGGAAATATCCCAAGAATGCTAGGGAGTAAacataaggaaaataaaaggataaacGTGTTAAAAAATGTGGATGAAATGTATATGTccatgttaataaaaaatgtaagaaaTCAAAGCAACTATTTTGCAAGCAGCGGGGAAAAAAGGAATGGCAGTAATAGTCGTAGTAACCGTATTAGTCGTAGTAGCCGTAGTAGCCGTAGTAGTCGTAGTAGCCGTAGCAATAGCAGTAGCAGTAACCGCGATAATGGCAAAATCAACGGCAAGGGAAAGGGCAGAACTAGGAATGGTATTAGGGGCAGCGAAAGGGGGGGATGTAATGCCCTTGATCATAATGAGAGTAGGCTGGACAAAGGTGGCACAGTTCCACCGAGTTATTATGCCAGTTTCAAGGccgataatatatataacaattataGTAACAGGTCTTACAAAATATGGGAAGATAAAAtggattattattttaccttttgCCAAAATgtgaatgaaaaatttatggAACAATTTTGTAgaaagaaattaaataaaataaaacaaaaaaaagaaaaaatgaaagataAGAATAAAACTATTGAAGATATATATGTTAGCTCTAATTTGTTCTTTGAAACGAATATTTTTAGGAAGAGGGGAAATCGGGAAGATACAAACGATGCTGTAGTAGAAAGTAGAAATGACGATGTagacaaaaatataagtgaAGACGAAAAGGGTAAAGATGATCAAATGGAAGAGACAAAATTCCAGTTTTTTCATAACATTGAAATTAAGccctattttttttgcagctatttggaaaaaaattatataacatattacTTGATCAACATCTTGGACACAAAACCAAAATGTATTTTAGATCAACATAatttctataatatatatgaaccaATACTATGCAACTTGAGAAATTATCTTTGCTCGTTCAAACACCCCATTTCCTATTTTAGAAgtgatatatacatatacctaGAAAGGTACTACAATATGAGGATTACAAAATATGTTAGCTGCggaaaaagagaagaacAGGAAGACCAAACTGAATGTCGCGTGGTGAATGCCAATATGGACAAGGAAGAAGAACAATGCGAAACATTACAAGGGGggaaaagtgaaaaaaaaaataaacatataaatgaaGTGGGAAATGGAGAGCGAAACGGAAGATCAAACGGCAGAACAAACAACGGTAAAAGCGGCAAGATgcatggaaaaaaaaagaagacatTTCTTGATGTAAGCGCCATTATTGAGCAAAGCGATGAATTAAGGGGATACTTTCACTATATCAATTCGTATGTGGACGTTTTGTTCACAAACCAGAATGTTCTGAACAGCCATTTTGTAAGGCTACTAAACAGCATTCATCATTTAAACCacttaaagaaaaaaagaaaaagaaaaaagtatatcagaaaaaaaatagaaaaattagaaaaaactCAACAGGTGGAAAACAAGAATAATGTACAATTAGATGAAGATTTTTGTGATGAAAGTTTTGCTAAACCGAAAATTTTGATCTTATGTGCTTTTAGATATATTGCTAAAGAATATGTAGATTTAATATGCAAATTATTAAAACCtagtgaaataaaaaataaaaataaattactaaCTGAGTATGATATAACCAtagaggagaaaaaaaaaatgaaaaaagaatatttaaaaaaaaaaagaacatttGATTATATTAACTTATA
This genomic window contains:
- the PmUG01_08020700 gene encoding conserved Plasmodium protein, unknown function; translated protein: MKMQKTLIAKVKNFYFLRVEKKCGGTSLLTKIGQSFNQENLKNMKIKLDNYQKNTSSLRVGSDNNSNNSSIFKNFIDLFKKSNIKDKLKIGDKSEKKEKDFFEYYIKCLMKYEGIFTYRKFQFFLKDLCDYFKLFSISYKYKKKMNPQLEKLKKQYEILNSFLPYELDSDDYKIFHEESKKYLAQACNVDVNFIDELLLFHDSLKTDRTWFYRRIILKRKLPESFEEREIDAPYDRPITKTFNYNIKESSLEYEQYIKKHGIKLKYKKWFSKKHPWFRKNTSGRSRWATRPYTKHFPYLYYSRIPKHLYLSRNKPRIKNY
- the MRSapi gene encoding methionine--tRNA ligase, putative, whose protein sequence is MRYLFVFFVFFSIKFILRVKPSKAVTLCCYSLISLRTFKRRIPFLLPSIKRQTSFSLERGRAKLAAKLGSKLGRSSLNNLKNSNLYFYVINRTQIPNVHTKVKRGKAARPLNKSYQVAGGVADEVADCTEDGVANCSGNHTLKGQQNNSIKSSLLKSGRNNSINEESYNHVENVVQYIAERDGEDEKIFFISTPVYYGNDEPHIGHAYCNVLSDIIKRFMEVGYNKNKRKVIFFSGMDEHGLKIELKSKKMNISSNIHIDNICSYYKRMNEELNVKVNLFQRTSNTFHKSFVQNVWSYLLNNNYIYKDVYKGYYDVNEERYLNEFEYKEEKKIIEKNQKNRKNEKNKESQKYEKNGNNKKHNIIYIEEQNSYFFNILKFKDFLIDFYEKNKEYIFPCYLQKEIMYSLKNDLKNICISRYNTEWGIKIPGEEKGSIYVWFDALLSYVSAILYIVKRYSNNMQRRGIANTFDTIVDPVLPGSSSNKDEKRVREYDFLCSYEDILEMVSMNGAVCGSGDSNNDSNRGSNRGSDRCSDRCSDRCSDRCSDRCSDRCSDRGSDRGSDRCSDRGSDRCSDIGNMAVSKLFARAWNPHVQIIGRDILKFHGVFYLCLLKSLNLKLPDKIVCHGLIKNENIKMSKSLNNVISPFTLLKRYNTDILRLYFIGSGNIYEDKNFKEKNVLTFELFLRNNVGNLLYRVVSLCLENKYEIIKEIKKEDYYNSSILNECRNMKKKLVKWINSMEYPLFLENLMILIKSVNKYFVHKEPWNCTHNSDKFNAIIYETLECIKFISVFMYAIIPHTCLTILKNLGLQNVREDTISLCMMNEMTKKFIIKKLIKIV
- the UTP25 gene encoding U3 small nucleolar RNA-associated protein 25, putative gives rise to the protein MSNPNRRRKKRRITSLNELYELEYVKREKKKKLKKLNIYKKNKVDSVNEAYEVKEEKDAKKQDKKEKKVNIILLREYKKLKELEEEPKQIYGGPSDQEEKKAKHKKESPHVTFLQILKKKNKGNENWDVHNNLNSEITSQVKYASSFLQDDVTINIQRKDEEVDPEKGNIPRMLGSKHKENKRINVLKNVDEMYMSMLIKNVRNQSNYFASSGEKRNGSNSRSNRISRSSRSSRSSRSSRSNSSSSNRDNGKINGKGKGRTRNGIRGSERGGCNALDHNESRLDKGGTVPPSYYASFKADNIYNNYSNRSYKIWEDKMDYYFTFCQNVNEKFMEQFCRKKLNKIKQKKEKMKDKNKTIEDIYVSSNLFFETNIFRKRGNREDTNDAVVESRNDDVDKNISEDEKGKDDQMEETKFQFFHNIEIKPYFFCSYLEKNYITYYLINILDTKPKCILDQHNFYNIYEPILCNLRNYLCSFKHPISYFRSDIYIYLERYYNMRITKYVSCGKREEQEDQTECRVVNANMDKEEEQCETLQGGKSEKKNKHINEVGNGERNGRSNGRTNNGKSGKMHGKKKKTFLDVSAIIEQSDELRGYFHYINSYVDVLFTNQNVLNSHFVRLLNSIHHLNHLKKKRKRKKYIRKKIEKLEKTQQVENKNNVQLDEDFCDESFAKPKILILCAFRYIAKEYVDLICKLLKPSEIKNKNKLLTEYDITIEEKKKMKKEYLKKKRTFDYINLYRGNNDDCFRLGIKLLDDEKRIQIYSPFYDSDILICSPLGLDTIIKESQEEGEEKNRLLSGTDSSDNYELIDDTNSSSSKRKKNKNNNEYKRKIKLNRKKKKLYEYDFLSSIEILIIDQVDIILMQNLLTLKNVLDFINKPLLRWGNANINRIPKYIVNGYIKNYRQTIISSSILDTNFISLIQLANNYRSYIKLFIKNGVHSSMHNGGNNDAHSDAYNDATVLLNIRNYFSTNQYFKKIECDNVLKIEENIINFFSTNVVDILTNIKHLILFLPTYIEYIRLNEILRKTDISFKGVNEYTNKKKLLKIKKLFKFGRINILLVTGRLIFYERCTFAGANHIIFFSPPKFIFMYFELIKNLNRNVNTSSICYYTKYHTYELERIVGQKRAKHLVSENNGKITLFK